Proteins from a genomic interval of Rhodothermus marinus:
- a CDS encoding nucleotide sugar dehydrogenase, which translates to MEVKATVSVQTDHAVKKELLERIRTKEAVVGVVGLGYVGLPFAVEKAKVGYRLIGIEQNPRRAEKISRGENYIRDVRDEELRRLVAEGRIVAETDFGRVPEMDVVVICVPTPLTKNLTPDLQYVERVTYEIGRRLRPGQLVSLESTTYPGTTEEVMLPILEGESGLKVERDFFLAHSPERVDPGNQRYTTKNTSKVVGGVGPESLEVAVAFYSQTIEHVVPVSSAKAAELVKVFENTFRAVNIALVNELALLCDRMGLNVWEVLEAAFTKPFGIMPFWPGPGVGGHCIPVDPHYLEWKAKELNFNTHFIALAGEINRKMPEFVREKAYRVLNRLGVAPSRARVLLLGVAYKRDLEDWRESPALEVLRLLEADGVTVRYHDPYVPEVQVAGRSYRSVPLTHEEVAAADLVIITTDHSTIDYRWVVEQARAVLDTRYATRGIESEKIVLL; encoded by the coding sequence ATGGAAGTAAAGGCAACTGTTTCGGTTCAAACCGATCACGCAGTTAAAAAAGAATTGCTGGAGCGGATTCGGACGAAGGAGGCGGTGGTGGGCGTGGTGGGGCTGGGCTACGTGGGCTTGCCCTTTGCCGTGGAGAAGGCCAAGGTGGGCTACCGCCTCATCGGCATCGAGCAGAATCCCCGCCGGGCCGAGAAGATTAGCCGCGGAGAGAACTACATCCGGGACGTGCGCGACGAGGAGCTGCGGCGACTGGTGGCCGAAGGTCGGATCGTGGCCGAGACCGACTTCGGGCGTGTGCCGGAGATGGATGTGGTGGTCATCTGCGTGCCCACGCCGCTGACGAAGAACCTGACCCCGGACCTGCAGTATGTCGAGCGCGTCACGTACGAGATCGGGCGGCGGTTGCGCCCGGGCCAGCTCGTCAGTCTGGAGTCGACGACCTATCCGGGCACGACCGAGGAAGTGATGCTTCCGATTCTGGAGGGCGAGAGCGGGTTGAAGGTCGAGCGGGACTTTTTCCTGGCGCACTCGCCTGAGCGGGTCGATCCGGGCAACCAGCGTTACACGACGAAGAACACCTCGAAGGTGGTGGGCGGCGTGGGGCCGGAGAGCCTGGAAGTGGCCGTAGCCTTCTACAGCCAGACGATCGAGCACGTGGTGCCGGTCTCGAGCGCGAAGGCGGCCGAGCTGGTGAAGGTTTTCGAGAACACGTTTCGGGCGGTGAACATTGCGCTGGTCAACGAGCTGGCGCTGTTGTGCGACCGGATGGGGTTGAACGTGTGGGAGGTGCTGGAGGCGGCCTTTACGAAGCCGTTCGGGATCATGCCGTTCTGGCCGGGACCGGGCGTGGGCGGGCACTGCATTCCGGTCGATCCGCACTATCTGGAGTGGAAGGCCAAGGAGCTGAACTTCAACACGCATTTCATTGCGCTGGCGGGGGAGATCAACCGGAAGATGCCGGAGTTTGTGCGGGAGAAGGCCTACCGGGTGTTGAACCGGCTGGGGGTGGCGCCTTCGCGGGCGCGGGTGCTGCTGCTGGGGGTGGCCTACAAGCGGGACCTGGAGGACTGGCGCGAAAGTCCGGCGCTGGAGGTGCTGCGTCTGCTGGAGGCCGACGGGGTGACGGTGCGCTACCACGATCCGTACGTGCCGGAAGTTCAGGTGGCGGGTCGGAGCTACCGGAGCGTGCCGCTGACGCACGAGGAGGTGGCGGCGGCGGACCTGGTGATCATCACGACGGACCACAGCACGATCGACTACCGGTGGGTGGTCGAGCAGGCGCGTGCGGTGCTGGACACGCGCTACGCGACGCGCGGCATTGAAAGCGAAAAGATTGTGCTGCTATGA
- a CDS encoding Gfo/Idh/MocA family protein has translation MKRFALTGAAGYIAPRHLKAIQEVGGELVAALDVVDAVGVLDRYFPEAAFFLHPELFEAHLEDLRDRGEGVDYVSICVPNFLHGAHIRLAFRVGADALCEKPLVLEPSELDRLAELEARSGRRVWTVLQLRVHPALAALRERLLGEGAVRDVELTYITGRGPWYLRSWKAREELSGGVAMNIGVHFFDLLHWLFGGLERAELHVRTATTMAGYLELERARVRWFLSIDARYVPEALRAQGQRTYRSIRIDGEEVEFSGGFTELHTEVYRRTLGGAGFGLAEARAAIETVDRLRRLEVVRAVDGQRHSLVAA, from the coding sequence ATGAAGCGATTTGCGCTCACGGGCGCGGCGGGCTACATTGCGCCGCGTCATCTGAAGGCGATTCAGGAGGTGGGGGGCGAGCTGGTGGCGGCGCTGGACGTGGTGGACGCGGTGGGGGTGCTGGACCGGTACTTTCCGGAGGCGGCGTTTTTCCTGCACCCGGAGCTTTTTGAGGCGCACCTGGAGGATCTGCGGGATCGGGGCGAGGGGGTCGATTACGTGTCGATCTGCGTGCCGAACTTTTTGCACGGGGCGCACATTCGGCTGGCGTTTCGGGTGGGGGCCGATGCTTTGTGCGAGAAGCCGCTGGTTCTGGAGCCGTCGGAGCTGGATCGGCTGGCGGAGCTGGAGGCCAGGTCGGGGCGCAGGGTATGGACGGTGCTGCAGCTTCGGGTGCATCCGGCGCTGGCGGCACTTCGGGAGCGGCTGCTGGGCGAGGGCGCGGTCAGGGACGTGGAGCTGACCTACATCACGGGTCGGGGGCCGTGGTATCTCAGGAGCTGGAAGGCGCGTGAGGAGCTCAGCGGCGGGGTGGCGATGAACATCGGGGTGCACTTTTTTGATCTGTTGCACTGGTTGTTCGGGGGTCTGGAGCGGGCGGAGTTGCACGTGCGGACGGCGACGACGATGGCGGGGTATCTGGAGCTGGAGCGGGCGCGGGTGCGATGGTTTCTGTCGATCGATGCGCGCTATGTGCCGGAGGCGTTGCGGGCGCAGGGGCAGCGGACGTATCGGTCGATCCGGATCGACGGGGAGGAGGTGGAGTTTTCGGGCGGGTTTACGGAGTTGCACACGGAGGTGTATCGTCGGACGCTTGGGGGCGCGGGGTTCGGGCTTGCGGAGGCGCGTGCGGCGATCGAGACGGTGGATCGGTTGCGTCGGCTGGAGGTGGTGCGGGCCGTTGATGGTCAGCGACACAGCCTGGTGGCGGCATGA
- a CDS encoding acyltransferase encodes MSWWKHETAVVDEGARIGEGTRIWHFSHVMGGAEVGAHCTLGQNVFVARGVKVGDHCKIQNNVSLYEGVELEDYVFCGPSMVFTNVRTPRAAFPRKGSYVRTLVRHGASIGANATIVCGVTIGRWALVAAGAVVTKDVPDYGLVAGVPARLVGWVCECGIPLCFEGREATCRECGRQYVQEEKRVQKVS; translated from the coding sequence ATGAGCTGGTGGAAGCACGAGACGGCCGTCGTGGATGAGGGGGCCCGGATCGGGGAGGGCACCCGGATCTGGCATTTCAGTCACGTGATGGGCGGAGCGGAGGTCGGGGCGCACTGCACGCTGGGGCAGAACGTGTTCGTGGCGCGGGGGGTGAAGGTGGGGGACCATTGCAAGATTCAGAACAATGTGTCGCTCTACGAGGGGGTGGAGCTGGAGGACTACGTGTTCTGCGGGCCGAGCATGGTGTTTACGAACGTGCGGACGCCGCGGGCGGCGTTTCCGCGGAAGGGGTCGTATGTGCGGACGCTGGTGCGGCATGGGGCGTCGATCGGGGCGAACGCGACGATTGTGTGCGGGGTGACGATCGGGCGGTGGGCGCTGGTGGCGGCGGGTGCGGTGGTGACGAAGGATGTGCCGGACTACGGGCTGGTGGCGGGGGTGCCGGCGCGTCTGGTGGGATGGGTGTGCGAGTGCGGGATCCCGCTCTGTTTCGAGGGGCGGGAGGCCACCTGTCGGGAGTGCGGCCGCCAATACGTGCAGGAAGAAAAACGCGTTCAGAAAGTGTCGTGA
- a CDS encoding DegT/DnrJ/EryC1/StrS family aminotransferase, giving the protein MAAIGRVLRSGQFILGPEVEAFEREVAAYLGVKHAIGVNSGTDALVIALRALGVGPGDEVITTPFTFFATAEAISMVGATPVFVDIDPSTFNINPELIEPALSSRTRAILPVHLYGQAADMDPILEIARKHGLKVLEDVAQAFGGEYKGRKLGTLGDAGAFSFFPSKNLGAYGDGGLIATNDDQVAELARMLRAHGARKKYYNEMPGYNSRLDALQAAILRVKLPHVDAWNEARRRVARTYNELLKDVPGVVIPCEAPYAKHVYHQYTVRIPEGRRDEVQRRLAEMGIGTMVYYPVPLHRLPVYGYPEGTFPEAERAAREVLSLPMWPGMKSDTQQKIWEAILYAINS; this is encoded by the coding sequence ATGGCCGCCATTGGGCGGGTTCTCCGCTCGGGTCAGTTTATCCTGGGCCCGGAGGTGGAGGCCTTTGAGCGGGAGGTGGCGGCCTATCTGGGTGTCAAGCACGCTATCGGAGTGAATTCCGGTACCGATGCTCTGGTGATTGCCCTGAGGGCTCTGGGCGTGGGCCCCGGGGACGAGGTCATCACCACCCCCTTCACCTTTTTCGCCACTGCCGAGGCCATCAGCATGGTGGGGGCCACCCCGGTTTTCGTGGACATTGACCCAAGCACTTTCAACATCAATCCCGAACTGATAGAGCCCGCCCTTTCCTCGCGCACCAGGGCCATCCTGCCCGTGCATCTCTATGGCCAGGCGGCCGACATGGACCCCATTCTGGAGATCGCCCGGAAGCACGGGCTCAAGGTTCTGGAAGACGTGGCCCAGGCTTTCGGCGGCGAGTACAAGGGCCGCAAGCTCGGTACCCTGGGAGATGCCGGTGCCTTTTCCTTCTTTCCCTCCAAGAATCTGGGGGCCTACGGGGATGGCGGCCTCATCGCCACCAACGATGACCAGGTGGCCGAGCTCGCCCGCATGCTCCGGGCCCATGGCGCCAGGAAGAAGTATTACAACGAGATGCCGGGCTACAACTCACGGCTTGATGCGTTGCAGGCGGCCATCCTGCGGGTGAAGCTCCCTCATGTGGATGCCTGGAACGAAGCCCGCAGGCGGGTGGCCCGGACCTACAACGAACTTCTGAAAGACGTGCCCGGGGTCGTGATTCCCTGCGAGGCCCCCTACGCGAAGCACGTCTACCACCAGTACACGGTGCGTATTCCGGAGGGAAGGCGGGACGAGGTGCAGCGAAGGCTTGCCGAGATGGGCATAGGCACCATGGTCTACTATCCCGTGCCCCTCCACCGGCTTCCTGTTTATGGCTATCCCGAAGGTACCTTCCCGGAAGCCGAGCGGGCGGCCCGGGAGGTGCTTTCGCTGCCGATGTGGCCTGGCATGAAGTCGGACACCCAACAGAAAATCTGGGAGGCAATTCTATATGCCATAAATTCATGA